The Longimicrobium sp. nucleotide sequence CACCACACAGGTGTCCTCGTTGCCCCGGCGCATCCGCCCCACGTCGGTGCCGCCGGCCGCCTTCCAGGCAAGCTTCACGGGAAGGCCAGCGCCAGCACGGGAAGCCCGGCGGGCAGGCCGCCCACCGCGGTGGGCGCCGCCACGTTCATGTACACCAGGATGCCCACCACCACCGCGATCACCAGGATCACCAGCAGCAGCCACACCGGGAAGCGCGGGCCGGTGCGCTCCTCGCGCAGCGTGCGCGGCTTTTCGGGGGCCACGTACCCGGCGGCCGCGGCCTGCAGGTCTACCGCCTCCACCTCGCGGAACTGCAGCTGCACGCCGCCCAGGCGCACCGTGGAGCCGTAGGGCAGCGGGGTGGGAAGCTGGGGGGCCAGCTTCACCCCCTCGACGGCCGTGCCGTTGGTGGAGCCCAGGTCGGTGATGCGCCAGGCGCCGGTGTCGAACTCCAGCCGCGCGTGCTGCGCCGAAACGGAGTCGTCGTCGATCACCACGTCGCAGGCGGCGGCGCGGCCCAGCACGACGACAGGCGCGGGAACGGGCAGCTCCTCGCCGTAGCGGGGGCCGGCCATCAGGGCCAGGCTGGCGAGCGGACCCGGACGCCCGGACGGGACAACGTTGGCCATCGGCGCGGCTTCTCCTGGCTGGGTTTTGAATGAAACGGTTGTGGCGCAACGGCTTGCCCACCGGCGCGCAACGTACGCGCCCGCCGCGTCCCCTGCAAGTCGCGGGCACGCGCGCAGCTTGACCTGCGCCCCGCCCGGGGGTAGCTTCCCGGTCACACCTTCCCGCACGATCCCATCCCACCCCAGGTCCCGGTGACCGCCGCCCGTTTCGTTCTGGCAGCCCTTCTGCTTTTTCTGCCCCCGGCCGCGCGTGCGCAG carries:
- a CDS encoding FHA domain-containing protein, giving the protein MANVVPSGRPGPLASLALMAGPRYGEELPVPAPVVVLGRAAACDVVIDDDSVSAQHARLEFDTGAWRITDLGSTNGTAVEGVKLAPQLPTPLPYGSTVRLGGVQLQFREVEAVDLQAAAAGYVAPEKPRTLREERTGPRFPVWLLLVILVIAVVVGILVYMNVAAPTAVGGLPAGLPVLALAFP